A genome region from Geminicoccus roseus DSM 18922 includes the following:
- a CDS encoding ABC transporter ATP-binding protein, with product MLRLENVSAGYGRVTILHDISIEVGQGEVVTIVGANGAGKTTTLRTIAGLVRPTAGRITFDGQEIGRLPAHEVVDLGITLIPEGRQLFPFMTVRENLLMGAYTPRARAEAEETLAFTFSLFPRVQEKLGQMAGSLSGGEQQMVAIARGLMAKPKLLLFDEPSLGLAPIIVKQVFQTIDKIVATGVTVLIVEQNVFHTLSIADRGYVLENGEITMTDTGAALLKNDHVRRAYLGI from the coding sequence ATGCTGCGGCTTGAGAACGTCTCCGCCGGCTATGGCCGGGTGACCATCCTGCACGACATCTCGATCGAGGTCGGCCAGGGCGAGGTGGTGACCATCGTGGGCGCCAACGGTGCCGGCAAGACCACCACCCTGCGCACCATCGCCGGACTGGTCCGGCCCACTGCCGGGCGGATCACGTTCGACGGCCAGGAAATCGGCCGCCTGCCCGCCCATGAGGTCGTCGACCTCGGCATCACGCTCATCCCCGAAGGCCGCCAGCTCTTCCCGTTCATGACCGTGCGCGAGAACCTGCTGATGGGCGCATACACGCCGCGCGCCCGGGCAGAGGCGGAGGAAACCCTGGCCTTCACCTTCAGCCTGTTCCCGCGCGTGCAGGAAAAGCTCGGCCAGATGGCCGGGTCGCTTTCCGGCGGCGAGCAGCAGATGGTCGCGATCGCCCGCGGCCTGATGGCCAAGCCGAAGCTGCTCCTGTTCGACGAGCCGTCCCTGGGCCTGGCCCCGATCATCGTGAAGCAGGTCTTCCAGACCATCGACAAGATCGTCGCCACCGGCGTGACCGTGCTGATCGTGGAGCAGAACGTGTTCCACACGCTGAGCATCGCCGATCGCGGCTACGTGCTGGAGAACGGCGAGATCACCATGACCGATACCGGCGCCGCACTCCTGAAGAACGACCATGTGCGCCGGGCCTATCTTGGAATCTGA
- the fabG gene encoding 3-oxoacyl-ACP reductase FabG: MSADLSNRPSHRDRIVLVTGAGQGIGAAIAEGFGRRAARVAVTDVDLSRAEAVAARIRDAGGRAAAAAFDVADYDALSQAAGRLQDELGGAFDTVINNAGISPKHKGKAHLVYEMSPDEWRRVVDVNLTGCFNTTRLLSPAMKDKGFGVLIHMSSVAGKTYSNVVGAHYAATKAALIGFTKHTAAELGPFGIRVNALAPGRIDTPLIRTVPDEINRVQIEMTALRRLGRPDEVADLALYLTSDEASFITGQVCDVAGGLLMT, translated from the coding sequence ATGAGCGCAGACTTGAGCAACCGCCCGAGCCACCGGGACCGCATCGTCCTGGTCACCGGGGCCGGCCAGGGCATCGGCGCCGCGATCGCCGAGGGGTTCGGCCGCCGCGCCGCCAGGGTCGCGGTGACCGATGTCGACCTGTCCCGCGCCGAGGCGGTCGCCGCCCGGATCCGCGATGCCGGCGGTCGGGCAGCGGCGGCCGCCTTCGACGTCGCCGACTATGACGCCCTGAGCCAGGCTGCGGGCCGGCTGCAGGACGAGCTGGGCGGCGCGTTCGACACGGTCATCAACAATGCCGGCATCTCGCCCAAGCACAAGGGCAAGGCCCATCTGGTCTACGAGATGTCGCCCGACGAATGGCGCCGGGTGGTCGACGTCAACCTGACCGGCTGCTTCAACACGACCCGCCTGCTCAGCCCTGCCATGAAGGACAAGGGCTTCGGCGTGCTGATCCACATGTCGTCGGTGGCGGGCAAGACCTACTCCAACGTCGTCGGCGCCCACTACGCCGCCACCAAGGCCGCGCTGATCGGCTTCACCAAGCACACCGCCGCCGAGCTCGGCCCATTCGGCATCCGGGTCAACGCGCTGGCGCCCGGCCGGATCGACACGCCCCTGATCCGCACCGTGCCGGACGAGATCAACCGGGTGCAGATCGAGATGACCGCGCTGCGCCGGCTGGGCCGGCCCGACGAGGTCGCCGACCTCGCCCTCTACCTGACCTCCGACGAGGCCAGCTTCATCACCGGCCAGGTCTGCGACGTGGCCGGCGGGCTCCTGATGACCTGA
- a CDS encoding acetolactate synthase catalytic subunit — protein sequence MSTEAARPGHSIANMSGAHVFAAALKRHGVEVIFGQSIPSALFLVAPEFGIRQIGYRTENAGAAMADAFARVSHQVPVVTAQNGPAATLLVPGLAEAFKASIPMVAIVQDVHRQQTDKNAFQELDHLDLFKGVAKWIRRVAEVDRIDDYVDMAFAAAASGRPGPAVLIAPVDLFTDRPKSGSGRRVASLGSYPLDRTVADPDAVARAADLLASARAPLVIAGGGVHLSDASAELAALQELGFPVATTAMGKGSVDETHPLSVGVVGYFMGTRSRTRHLRPLVEQADVILLVGNRTNQNGTDSWQLYPKDARYIHLDVDGQEVGRNYEAERLVGDAKLTLQALSKELQGRDLAGRDAARPALQQRIQEARDAWDTEVTGTLDLDASPVRPERLMRDLDSVLTPDTIVVADASYASIWISNYLVARKAGARFITPRGIAGLGWGLPFALGAKIARPEAPVVCLTGDGGFAHVWSELETSRRMGLPVVLVVLNNQILGYQKHAEKVLFDGYSDVCDFQAVDHAAIARACGCQGVRIEQAADFLPALKTALSASATTVIDVVTDQKAFPPITMFEANQRLDY from the coding sequence ATGTCCACCGAGGCAGCCCGTCCGGGCCACTCCATCGCCAACATGTCGGGCGCCCATGTCTTCGCCGCGGCGCTCAAGCGCCACGGCGTCGAGGTGATCTTCGGCCAGAGCATCCCCTCCGCCCTGTTCCTGGTGGCGCCGGAGTTCGGCATCCGCCAGATCGGCTACCGCACCGAGAACGCCGGCGCCGCCATGGCCGACGCGTTCGCGCGCGTCTCCCACCAGGTCCCGGTGGTCACCGCCCAGAACGGCCCCGCCGCGACCCTGCTGGTCCCGGGCCTGGCCGAGGCCTTCAAGGCCTCGATCCCCATGGTCGCGATCGTCCAGGACGTGCACCGCCAGCAGACCGACAAGAACGCCTTTCAGGAACTGGACCATCTCGACCTGTTCAAGGGCGTCGCCAAGTGGATCCGCCGGGTCGCCGAGGTCGACCGGATCGACGACTATGTCGACATGGCGTTCGCCGCCGCGGCTTCCGGCCGTCCCGGCCCGGCCGTGCTGATCGCGCCGGTGGACCTGTTCACCGACCGGCCAAAGTCCGGTTCGGGCCGGCGTGTCGCGTCGTTGGGCAGCTACCCGCTCGACCGGACCGTGGCCGATCCTGATGCGGTCGCCCGGGCCGCCGATCTCCTGGCTTCCGCCCGCGCACCCCTGGTGATCGCCGGCGGCGGCGTGCATCTTTCCGATGCCAGCGCCGAGCTTGCCGCCCTGCAGGAGCTGGGCTTCCCGGTCGCCACCACCGCCATGGGCAAGGGCTCTGTCGACGAGACCCACCCGCTCTCGGTGGGCGTGGTCGGCTACTTCATGGGCACCCGCAGCCGCACCCGGCACCTGCGCCCGCTGGTCGAGCAGGCCGACGTGATCCTGCTGGTCGGCAACCGCACCAACCAGAACGGCACCGACAGCTGGCAGCTCTATCCGAAGGACGCGCGCTACATCCACCTGGATGTCGACGGCCAGGAGGTCGGCCGCAACTACGAGGCTGAGCGCCTGGTCGGCGATGCGAAGCTGACCCTGCAAGCTCTTTCCAAGGAGTTGCAGGGCCGTGATCTCGCTGGCCGCGACGCCGCCCGTCCTGCCCTGCAGCAACGGATCCAGGAGGCGCGCGACGCCTGGGATACGGAGGTCACCGGCACCCTCGACCTGGATGCGTCGCCGGTGCGCCCGGAACGGTTGATGCGCGACCTGGACAGCGTGCTGACCCCCGACACGATCGTGGTCGCCGACGCCAGCTACGCCTCGATCTGGATCTCCAACTACCTGGTGGCGCGCAAGGCCGGCGCCCGGTTCATCACGCCCCGCGGCATCGCCGGCCTCGGCTGGGGCCTGCCGTTCGCGCTGGGGGCCAAGATCGCGCGGCCGGAGGCGCCGGTGGTGTGCCTGACCGGGGATGGCGGCTTCGCCCATGTCTGGTCGGAACTGGAGACCTCGCGCCGCATGGGGCTGCCGGTCGTGCTGGTGGTCCTGAACAACCAGATCCTCGGCTACCAGAAGCATGCCGAGAAGGTGCTGTTCGACGGCTACAGCGACGTCTGCGACTTCCAGGCGGTCGACCATGCCGCCATCGCCCGCGCCTGCGGCTGCCAGGGCGTGCGGATCGAGCAGGCCGCCGACTTCCTGCCGGCCCTGAAGACCGCGCTTTCCGCATCCGCCACCACCGTGATCGACGTGGTGACCGACCAGAAGGCCTTCCCGCCGATCACCATGTTCGAAGCGAACCAGCGGCTGGATTACTGA